The proteins below are encoded in one region of Homo sapiens chromosome 8, GRCh38.p14 Primary Assembly:
- the LOC101929627 gene encoding putative exonuclease GOR: MLRATAPCWFPPGYPEAKKVAEEAALEASRHLGGEQSQAGAPEGSKMLRATAPCWFRPGYPEAKKVAKEAAPEASRHLGAEQSPAGAPEGSKMLRATAPCWFPPGYPEAKKVAEEAALEAPEFPLPSHQPAQSFGLWVPQMHKQASAFVDIQAEPQNRGPAVPPAWPKMVTESCYFPAQRGSACRLPAAPRLTERPSGVRISAPRKRKTIAHSSSPCLVTGYTDAKRTRVASSSQRSRGSKVGRQPGKTRNRSGMACKTTATTSSKRIVRRASLPSLSLKKPIILRSSGCQVPTVLRRGYLQLFTEECLKFCASKQEAEEKALNEEKVAYDCSPNKNRYLNVVLNTLKRLKGLTPSSMPGLSRAALYSRLQEFLLTQDQLKENGYPFPHPERPGGAVLFTGQGKGPGDSSCRVCCRCGTEYLVSSSGRCVRDQLCYYHWGRVRSSQVAGGRVSQYTCCAAAPGSVGCQVAKQHVRDGRKESLDGFVETFKKELSRDAYPGIYALDCEMCYTTHGLELTRVTVVDADMRVVYDTFVKPDNEIVDYNTRFSGVTEADVAKTSITLPQVQAILLSFFSAQTILIGHSLESDLLALKLIHSTVVDTAVLFPHYLGFPYKRSLRNLAADYLAQIIQDSQDGHNSSEDANACLQLVMWKVRQRAQIQPRHRSASPAALACP; the protein is encoded by the coding sequence ATGTTGCGAGCCACAGCTCCCTGCTGGTTCCCCCCTGGATACCCAGAAGCTAAGAAGGTGGCCGAGGAGGCGGCCCTGGAGGCAAGCCGCCATTTGGGAGGGGAGCAGAGCCAGGCCGGTGCTCCCGAAGGCAGCAAGATGTTGCGAGCCACAGCTCCCTGCTGGTTCCGCCCTGGATACCCAGAAGCTAAGAAGGTGGCCAAGGAGGCGGCCCCGGAGGCAAGCCGCCATTTGGGAGCGGAGCAGAGCCCGGCCGGTGCTCCCGAAGGCAGCAAGATGTTGCGAGCCACAGCTCCCTGCTGGTTCCCACCTGGATACCCAGAAGCTAAGAAGGTGGCCGAGGAGGCGGCCCTCGAGGCTCCAGAATTCCCACTGCCCTCTCATCAGCCTGCCCAGAGCTTCGGGCTCTGGGTGCCCCAGATGCACAAGCAGGCCTCAGCATTTGTGGACATCCAGGCGGAGCCCCAGAACAGGGGTCCGGCGGTGCCCCCAGCGTGGCCCAAGATGGTGACGGAGTCGTGCTACTTCCCTGCGCAGAGGGGATCGGCCTGCCGCTTGCCAGCCGCCCCAAGGCTGACAGAGAGGCCCTCGGGAGTCCGCATCTCAGCCCCCAGGAAGAGGAAGACGATCGCCCACTCTTCCAGCCCTTGCTTGGTCACAGGTTACACAGATGCCAAGAGAACCCGGGTGGCCAGCAGCAGCCAACGCTCCCGTGGCTCCAAGGTCGGCAGACAGCCAGGGAAGACGCGCAACAGGTCAGGGATGGCATGCAAGACCACCGCCACCACCAGCTCTAAGCGAATCGTCCGTCGTGCATCCTTACCGAGTTTGAGTTTGAAGAAACCCATTATCCTCCGAAGCTCTGGGTGCCAAGTCCCCACCGTCCTCCGCCGAGGCTATCTCCAGCTGTTCACCGAAGAGTGTCTCAAGTTCTGCGCCTCCAAGCAGGAGGCCGAGGAGAAGGCGCTGAACGAGGAGAAGGTGGCCTACGACTGCAGCCCCAACAAGAACAGGTACCTGAACGTGGTCCTGAACACCCTCAAGAGACTGAAGGGCCTGACCCCCAGCTCCATGCCCGGCCTCAGCAGGGCCGCCCTGTACAGCCGCCTCCAGGAGTTCCTGCTCACCCAGGACCAGCTCAAGGAGAACGGCTACCCCTTCCCGCACCCCGAGCGGCCCGGAGGCGCCGTCCTCTTCACTGGCCAGGGGAAGGGGCCCGGCGACTCCTCCTGCAGGGTCTGCTGCCGTTGTGGCACCGAGTACCTGGTGTCCTCCTCGGGCCGCTGTGTACGCGACCAGTTGTGTTATTATCACTGGGGGCGGGTCCGCTCGAGCCAGGTGGCTGGAGGCCGGGTTAGCCAGTACACCTGCTGTGCAGCTGCTCCTGGCTCTGTGGGCTGCCAGGTGGCAAAGCAGCACGTGCGGGACGGCCGCAAGGAGAGCCTCGATGGCTTCGTGGAGACCTTCAAGAAAGAGTTGTCCAGAGACGCTTATCCAGGAATCTACGCCTTGGACTGTGAGATGTGCTACACCACGCATGGCCTAGAGCTGACCCGCGTCACCGTGGTGGACGCCGACATGCGAGTGGTGTACGACACCTTCGTCAAGCCCGACAACGAGATCGTGGACTACAACACCAGGTTTTCCGGAGTCACCGAGGCCGACGTCGCCAAGACGAGCATCACGTTGCCCCAAGTCCAAGCCATCCTGCTGAGCTTTTTCAGCGCCCAAACCATCCTCATCGGGCACAGCCTGGAGAGCGACCTGCTGGCCCTGAAGCTCATCCACAGCACCGTGGTGGACACGGCCGTGCTCTTCCCGCACTACCTGGGTTTCCCCTACAAGCGCTCCCTCAGGAATCTCGCGGCCGACTACCTGGCACAGATCATCCAGGACAGCCAGGACGGCCACAACTCCAGCGAGGACGCAAACGCCTGCCTGCAGCTGGTGATGTGGAAGGTCCGACAGCGCGCCCAGATCCAGCCACGCCACCGGTCCGCCTCTCCCGCCGCCCTGGCCTGTCCTTAG